One Paraglaciecola mesophila genomic region harbors:
- the ettA gene encoding energy-dependent translational throttle protein EttA encodes MAQYVYSMNRVGKIVPPNKYILKDISLSFFHGAKIGVLGLNGSGKSTLLKIMAGLDKDIEGEAIPQAGLKIGYLPQEPQLDESKDVRGNIEEAVADVAHALKRIEQVYAAYAEEDADFDALAKEQGELEAIIQSKDGHNLENALERAADALRLPPWDADVSKLSGGERRRVALCRLLLEKPDMLLLDEPTNHLDAESVAWLERFLHDYEGTVVAITHDRYFLDNVAGWILELDRGQGIPWEGNYSSWLEQKDARLKQEEKTESARQKSIKTELEWVRSNAKGRQSKSKARMARFEELNTGDYQKRNETNELFIPPGDRLGEQVIEVNHLRKSYGERLLIDDLTFAMPKGAIVGIVGPNGAGKSTLFRMLSGEEKADSGEVIVGSTVKLASVDQFRDHMDGNNTVYKEISDDSDVIRIGNFELNSRAYCSRFNFKGNDQQKFIKDLSGGERNRVHLAKLLKAGGNVLLLDEPTNDLDVETLRALENALLEFPGCAMVISHDRWFLDRIATHIMDYRDEGKINFFAGNYTEYATWLKDTQGKDVVEPHRLKYKKISK; translated from the coding sequence ATGGCGCAATACGTATATAGCATGAATCGTGTGGGCAAAATCGTGCCCCCGAATAAATACATTCTTAAAGACATATCACTAAGCTTCTTCCACGGAGCTAAAATTGGTGTGCTTGGTTTAAATGGCTCAGGTAAATCTACCCTGCTAAAAATCATGGCGGGTCTCGACAAAGACATCGAAGGGGAAGCCATTCCACAAGCAGGCTTAAAAATTGGTTATTTACCTCAAGAGCCCCAGCTTGACGAAAGTAAAGACGTACGCGGTAATATCGAAGAAGCGGTCGCCGATGTGGCCCATGCCCTTAAGCGCATCGAACAAGTGTACGCTGCCTACGCTGAAGAAGACGCTGACTTTGACGCCCTTGCAAAAGAGCAAGGTGAACTTGAAGCGATTATTCAAAGTAAAGACGGCCACAATTTAGAAAACGCCCTCGAGCGCGCCGCCGATGCCTTGCGTTTGCCGCCTTGGGATGCCGATGTCAGTAAATTGTCTGGGGGTGAGCGTCGCCGCGTCGCCCTATGCCGCTTGTTGCTTGAAAAACCCGACATGTTGCTGCTTGATGAGCCGACCAACCACTTGGATGCAGAATCAGTGGCTTGGTTAGAGCGCTTCTTACATGATTATGAAGGCACAGTTGTGGCCATTACCCATGACCGTTATTTCTTAGATAATGTCGCCGGTTGGATTTTAGAGCTTGACCGGGGTCAAGGTATTCCGTGGGAAGGTAACTACTCATCTTGGTTAGAACAGAAAGACGCGCGTTTGAAACAAGAAGAGAAAACCGAGAGCGCTCGTCAAAAATCAATTAAAACCGAGCTGGAATGGGTTCGCTCAAACGCCAAAGGTCGTCAATCAAAAAGCAAAGCCCGTATGGCTCGTTTTGAAGAGCTCAACACAGGCGATTATCAAAAACGGAATGAAACCAATGAATTGTTCATTCCACCGGGAGACCGCTTAGGTGAGCAAGTTATTGAAGTTAACCACCTGCGTAAAAGCTATGGTGAGCGTTTACTGATTGACGATTTAACCTTTGCTATGCCCAAAGGCGCTATTGTGGGTATCGTTGGGCCAAACGGTGCAGGTAAATCGACGCTATTTCGCATGCTAAGTGGCGAAGAAAAAGCTGACTCGGGCGAAGTCATTGTAGGCAGCACAGTAAAACTGGCCAGTGTTGATCAGTTCCGTGACCATATGGATGGCAACAACACTGTGTATAAAGAAATCTCTGACGACTCAGACGTGATCCGTATCGGTAACTTCGAGTTAAACAGCCGCGCATATTGCAGCCGATTTAACTTTAAAGGTAACGACCAACAAAAGTTCATCAAAGATTTATCAGGTGGTGAACGCAACCGTGTGCATTTAGCAAAACTGCTAAAAGCGGGTGGCAACGTATTATTGCTCGATGAACCCACCAACGACTTGGACGTTGAAACCCTACGAGCGCTTGAAAACGCGCTACTCGAATTCCCTGGGTGTGCCATGGTTATCTCGCACGATCGCTGGTTCTTGGATCGTATCGCCACGCATATCATGGATTACCGCGACGAAGGTAAAATTAACTTCTTCGCAGGCAACTACACAGAGTACGCTACTTGGCTTAAAGACACCCAAGGCAAAGATGTGGTTGAGCCCCATCGCTTAAAGTACAAAAAAATTAGCAAATAA